Proteins encoded in a region of the Pirellulales bacterium genome:
- a CDS encoding exo-alpha-sialidase, translating into MLLTRAARGRSDGGSLVCGSACRCDTGGDRNPNSGIDAITLRDGGHLIVYNHTQRGRSPLNVAVSRDGSDWKPVLVLENQPGEYSCPAVIQAADGLVHVTYTWQRKRIRHVVIDPVKLAVDSPHVIE; encoded by the coding sequence ATGCTGCTCACTCGCGCCGCGCGCGGCCGAAGTGACGGCGGTTCGTTAGTCTGCGGCAGCGCGTGCCGATGCGACACGGGTGGTGACCGCAATCCGAATTCGGGCATCGACGCGATCACGCTTCGCGATGGAGGGCACTTGATCGTCTACAACCACACCCAACGCGGCCGCTCTCCGCTTAACGTGGCGGTGTCAAGGGATGGGAGCGACTGGAAGCCGGTGCTCGTGCTCGAGAACCAACCGGGCGAATACAGTTGTCCGGCCGTGATTCAGGCGGCCGACGGCCTCGTCCACGTGACCTACACCTGGCAGCGCAAGCGTATTCGACATGTCGTTATCGACCCGGTGAAGCTGGCCGTTGATAGCCCCCACGTCATCGAGTAG